A stretch of Sulfurimonas xiamenensis DNA encodes these proteins:
- a CDS encoding CDGSH iron-sulfur domain-containing protein has translation MCKDAIVFRNKPEGVTLEAGVTYMICTCGRSKDGIFCDGSHKGTKCMPKKVTVEKTKQYHICMCKTSANFPFCDGTHSIYTNEDIGKKIQS, from the coding sequence ATGTGTAAAGATGCAATTGTATTTCGCAACAAACCTGAAGGTGTAACTCTTGAAGCTGGAGTCACATATATGATCTGCACATGTGGAAGAAGTAAAGATGGTATTTTTTGTGACGGAAGTCACAAAGGAACAAAATGCATGCCCAAAAAAGTAACTGTTGAAAAAACGAAGCAGTACCACATCTGCATGTGTAAGACAAGTGCAAACTTCCCTTTTTGTGATGGTACTCACAGTATTTATACCAATGAAGATATCGGCAAAAAGATTCAATCCTGA
- a CDS encoding Hsp20/alpha crystallin family protein translates to MKSSYLKFFRSFTLLHDGVDAENINASCENGVLEVVVPKLREKSEKKEKDRS, encoded by the coding sequence ATAAAAAGTAGTTATCTAAAATTTTTCAGAAGCTTTACTCTGCTGCACGATGGTGTTGATGCTGAAAATATCAATGCTAGCTGTGAAAATGGTGTATTGGAAGTTGTTGTTCCTAAGTTGAGAGAAAAAAGTGAAAAAAAAGAAAAAGATAGAAGTTAA